A single region of the Massilia sp. erpn genome encodes:
- a CDS encoding SemiSWEET transporter encodes MAMALDADLLGFIAAFCTTFSFVPQVLLVWRRRSGEGISTGMYLIFSLGVFLWLCYGVLTNAGPVIAANAVTLLLALCVLAMKWRFGRARPRC; translated from the coding sequence ATGGCGATGGCGCTTGACGCCGACCTGCTCGGCTTCATCGCCGCCTTCTGCACCACGTTTTCCTTCGTGCCGCAGGTGCTGCTGGTATGGCGGCGGCGCAGCGGCGAAGGCATTTCCACCGGCATGTACCTGATTTTCAGCCTCGGCGTCTTCCTCTGGCTGTGCTACGGCGTGCTGACGAATGCCGGGCCGGTGATCGCCGCCAATGCCGTCACGCTGCTACTGGCGCTGTGCGTTCTGGCGATGAAATGGCGCTTTGGGCGCGCGCGCCCACGGTGCTGA
- a CDS encoding two-component system response regulator codes for MNTQGKPTILVVDDTPDNIDVLCALLEDDYRTKIAVNGERALKIANGEVKPDLILLDIMMPGMSGYDVCKALKENPATRDIPVIFVTAMSEELDEQLGFSMGAADYLTKPLSAPIVLARIKTQLSMKRMHDFLRDQNKFLEHEVEERTREVTALQDVTIHAMASLAETRDSETGNHIRRTSLYVKALAQKLRQHPRFSAFLTEKTIQLLYKSAPLHDIGKVGIPDRILLKPGRFEPHEMEIMKTHTTLGRDAIIAAERELGLSVDFLHFAKEIAYSHQEKWDGSGYPEGLAGEAIPISARLMAVADVYDALISRRVYKEPIPHADAVATIAKGRGSHFDPDMVDAFLAIQDEMRAIAQRYADSEDDIGEKRKRLAMFADPMGNGDGA; via the coding sequence ATGAATACGCAGGGCAAACCCACCATTCTGGTCGTGGACGATACGCCCGACAATATCGACGTGCTGTGCGCGCTGCTGGAAGACGACTACCGCACCAAGATCGCCGTCAATGGCGAGCGCGCCTTGAAGATCGCCAACGGCGAGGTCAAGCCCGACCTGATCCTGCTCGACATCATGATGCCGGGCATGAGCGGCTACGATGTGTGCAAGGCGCTCAAGGAAAATCCCGCCACGCGCGATATCCCGGTCATTTTTGTGACCGCCATGAGCGAGGAGTTGGACGAGCAGCTCGGCTTCTCCATGGGAGCGGCAGACTACCTGACCAAGCCCCTGTCCGCGCCCATCGTGCTGGCCCGCATCAAGACCCAGCTTTCGATGAAGCGCATGCACGACTTCCTGCGCGACCAGAACAAATTCCTGGAACACGAGGTGGAAGAGCGCACGCGCGAAGTCACGGCCCTGCAGGACGTGACCATTCACGCCATGGCCTCGCTGGCCGAAACGCGCGACAGCGAAACCGGCAACCATATCCGCCGCACCTCGCTGTATGTGAAGGCGCTGGCGCAAAAGCTGCGCCAGCATCCGCGCTTCAGCGCCTTCCTGACGGAGAAGACCATTCAGCTGCTGTACAAATCGGCGCCGCTGCACGATATCGGCAAGGTCGGCATCCCCGACCGCATCCTGCTCAAGCCGGGCCGTTTCGAACCGCACGAGATGGAAATCATGAAGACCCACACCACGCTGGGGCGCGACGCCATCATCGCCGCCGAGCGCGAGCTGGGCCTGAGCGTCGACTTCCTGCACTTCGCCAAGGAGATCGCCTACAGCCATCAGGAGAAATGGGATGGCAGCGGCTATCCCGAAGGGCTGGCCGGCGAAGCCATTCCCATCTCGGCGCGCCTGATGGCGGTGGCCGACGTCTACGACGCCCTGATCAGCCGCCGCGTGTACAAGGAACCCATTCCGCACGCCGACGCCGTCGCCACCATCGCCAAGGGGCGCGGCAGCCATTTCGATCCGGACATGGTGGACGCCTTCCTCGCCATCCAGGACGAGATGCGCGCCATCGCCCAGCGCTACGCCGACAGCGAAGACGATATCGGCGAAAAGCGCAAACGCCTGGCCATGTTCGCCGATCCGATGGGCAATGGCGATGGCGCTTGA
- a CDS encoding response regulator, with protein MRFRDIRISVRINAGYAILIFLMMSVILVGVCRIYAIRAEGDRILSQDWAAYTAINNIDIHSRDASTRMVTLIMQSNLAQRAHSYARIEEIKRGIDRELEQLAELQKAPEAQHLIERIKSARNEYFDSFAAVADMVEAGERTSAEDRLDNLATPALNRLQGAIRELSALQKRTVLAAGAEARADINASLVWMSAIGLAAVLVGVAFAISARSITRPLAEAVAIATRVAKGDLSSVIEVTSKNETGELLLALKDMTAALAAEQQLRHAVEVAEDATKMKSDFLANMSHEIRTPMNGIIGMTHLALQTELTPKQRNYLEKVESAARNLLGIVNDILDFSKIEAGKLAFENVDFYLEDVMAHIADLSVMRAQDKGLELLFDIAPDVPVALVGDPLRFGQVLINLTNNAIKFTEQGEIVVTIRVLDKTDDQVSLRVDVRDTGIGLTPAQRTKLFQAFTQGDTSTTRHHGGTGLGLTISKRLVEMMEGEIGLESEAGVGSNFFFSARFGLASTHTPDVAPDSDIAGERVLVVDDNAAAREIFVAMLTSLQFDAVGVGSGPEAVLAVSQARQAGQPFGLVLMDWQMPEMNGIEAIQAIRADAGFVPDALPRFIVVTAYNRDVLMDEAREVHVDSVLNKPVSASTLMDSISTAYGKDLNRCRTRRREADYQSAAQSMRGAHLLLVEDNEVNREVAQQLLGDAGVRVDVATNGAMALAKIAVTHYDGVLMDCQMPIMDGYDATRKLRENPRYSELPVIAMTANAMVGDKEKCLAVGMNDFIAKPIDVGQLFATLARWIKPRRPFASPAAVREEVQESLPQIPGLQMEAALQRVGGNAKLMRKLLIRFVETQADVMDRIAAAVDNNDLAAATREAHTVKGLAGNIGAAGVADSAAQLESMLSHGVEEGRDEVTAAMQAELRDVVVSITMTLRLGAGSVIDPAALQGGAARTKVPAGEANASAAADQQDLVALAAGLQELASLLEQDDSAALKLAEKLCPQLAAAGQGEHARQLQRQIGQYDFDGALAQLNEAASALHLKINERTA; from the coding sequence ATGCGTTTTAGGGACATACGGATCAGTGTTCGCATCAACGCGGGTTATGCGATCCTGATCTTTCTGATGATGAGCGTGATTCTGGTCGGCGTCTGCCGCATCTACGCCATCCGCGCCGAGGGCGACCGCATCCTGAGCCAGGATTGGGCAGCCTACACCGCCATCAACAATATCGACATCCATTCGCGTGACGCGTCCACCCGCATGGTGACGCTGATCATGCAGAGCAATCTGGCGCAGCGCGCCCACAGCTACGCCCGCATCGAGGAAATCAAGCGCGGCATCGACCGCGAACTGGAGCAGCTGGCCGAGTTGCAGAAAGCGCCGGAAGCCCAGCACCTGATCGAGCGCATCAAATCGGCGCGCAATGAATACTTCGACAGCTTCGCCGCCGTGGCCGATATGGTGGAAGCGGGCGAACGCACCAGCGCCGAAGACCGGCTGGATAATCTGGCCACGCCCGCGCTGAACCGCCTGCAAGGCGCCATCCGCGAACTGAGCGCGCTGCAAAAGCGCACCGTGCTGGCGGCCGGCGCCGAGGCGCGCGCCGACATCAACGCCTCGCTGGTGTGGATGAGCGCCATCGGCCTGGCCGCCGTGCTGGTGGGCGTGGCCTTTGCCATCTCGGCGCGCTCGATCACGCGGCCGCTGGCCGAAGCCGTGGCCATTGCCACCCGCGTTGCCAAGGGCGACCTGAGTTCCGTGATTGAAGTCACTTCGAAAAATGAAACGGGCGAGCTGCTCTTGGCCCTGAAGGACATGACGGCGGCGCTGGCGGCCGAACAGCAACTGCGCCACGCGGTGGAAGTAGCGGAAGACGCCACCAAGATGAAGTCCGACTTCCTGGCCAATATGTCGCACGAGATCCGCACGCCGATGAACGGCATCATCGGCATGACGCATCTGGCCCTGCAGACCGAACTCACGCCGAAGCAGCGCAACTACCTGGAGAAGGTGGAGTCGGCGGCGCGCAACCTGCTCGGCATCGTCAACGATATCCTGGACTTCTCCAAGATCGAGGCGGGCAAGCTGGCCTTCGAGAACGTCGACTTCTATCTTGAGGACGTGATGGCCCATATTGCCGACCTGTCGGTGATGCGCGCCCAGGACAAGGGCCTGGAACTGCTGTTCGACATCGCGCCCGACGTGCCGGTGGCCCTGGTGGGCGACCCGCTGCGCTTCGGCCAGGTGCTGATCAACCTGACCAATAACGCCATCAAGTTCACCGAGCAGGGCGAGATCGTGGTCACCATCCGCGTGCTGGACAAGACCGACGATCAAGTCAGTTTGCGCGTCGATGTGCGCGACACCGGCATCGGCTTGACCCCGGCCCAGCGCACCAAATTGTTCCAGGCCTTTACCCAGGGCGACACCTCGACCACCCGTCACCACGGCGGCACGGGCCTGGGCCTGACCATCAGCAAGCGCCTGGTGGAGATGATGGAGGGTGAGATCGGCCTGGAAAGCGAAGCCGGGGTGGGCAGCAACTTCTTCTTCAGCGCCCGCTTCGGCCTGGCCAGCACGCATACGCCCGACGTGGCGCCCGATTCCGACATCGCCGGCGAACGCGTGCTGGTGGTGGACGATAATGCCGCCGCGCGCGAAATCTTCGTCGCCATGCTGACCTCCCTGCAGTTCGACGCGGTGGGCGTGGGCAGCGGCCCCGAAGCCGTGCTGGCCGTATCCCAGGCGCGCCAGGCCGGCCAGCCCTTCGGCCTGGTGCTGATGGACTGGCAGATGCCGGAAATGAACGGCATCGAAGCGATCCAGGCTATCCGTGCCGATGCCGGCTTTGTGCCGGATGCGCTGCCACGCTTCATCGTCGTCACCGCCTACAACCGTGACGTGCTGATGGACGAGGCGCGCGAAGTCCATGTGGACAGCGTGCTCAATAAACCGGTCAGCGCCTCGACCCTGATGGATTCCATCTCCACCGCCTACGGCAAGGACTTGAACCGTTGCCGCACGCGCCGCCGCGAAGCCGATTACCAGTCGGCGGCCCAGTCCATGCGCGGCGCCCACCTGCTGCTGGTGGAAGACAATGAGGTCAACCGCGAAGTGGCGCAGCAGCTGCTGGGCGATGCCGGCGTACGCGTTGACGTGGCCACCAATGGCGCCATGGCCCTGGCCAAGATCGCCGTCACCCATTACGATGGTGTGCTGATGGACTGCCAGATGCCGATCATGGACGGCTACGACGCCACCCGCAAGCTGCGCGAAAATCCGCGCTACTCCGAGCTGCCCGTGATCGCCATGACGGCCAACGCCATGGTGGGCGACAAGGAAAAATGCCTGGCCGTCGGCATGAACGATTTCATCGCCAAGCCCATCGATGTGGGTCAGCTGTTCGCCACCCTGGCGCGCTGGATCAAGCCGCGCCGTCCGTTCGCCAGCCCGGCGGCGGTGCGCGAGGAGGTGCAGGAAAGCCTGCCGCAGATTCCCGGCCTGCAAATGGAAGCGGCGCTGCAGCGCGTCGGCGGAAATGCTAAGCTGATGCGCAAGCTGCTGATACGCTTTGTGGAAACCCAGGCCGATGTGATGGATCGCATCGCCGCCGCCGTCGACAACAACGACCTGGCGGCCGCCACGCGTGAGGCGCATACCGTCAAGGGCCTGGCCGGCAATATCGGCGCGGCCGGTGTGGCTGATAGTGCGGCGCAGCTGGAATCCATGCTTAGCCATGGGGTGGAAGAAGGGCGCGACGAAGTGACTGCCGCCATGCAAGCAGAGTTGCGCGACGTGGTGGTCAGCATCACCATGACCCTGCGCCTGGGCGCGGGCAGTGTCATCGACCCGGCGGCGCTGCAAGGCGGCGCGGCGCGCACCAAGGTGCCGGCCGGCGAGGCCAATGCTTCCGCCGCGGCGGACCAGCAAGACCTGGTGGCCCTGGCCGCCGGCCTGCAGGAACTGGCGTCGTTGCTGGAGCAGGACGACTCGGCAGCCCTCAAGCTGGCCGAAAAACTCTGTCCGCAGCTGGCGGCGGCAGGGCAGGGCGAGCATGCGCGCCAGCTGCAGCGCCAGATCGGCCAGTACGATTTTGATGGCGCACTGGCGCAACTGAACGAGGCGGCCTCCGCGCTGCACCTGAAGATCAACGAAAGAACGGCATGA
- a CDS encoding cysteine-rich CWC family protein → MSTCTRCGASFSCAMVDAGPDGKLPTEPCWCTYFPPAVPVPVPVTAPVPVTVPELSSAPASDAASAAGEAVGCWCAACLRDHIAQKQVNMEGGAEATRAGR, encoded by the coding sequence ATGAGTACATGCACACGCTGCGGCGCCAGTTTTTCCTGCGCCATGGTCGATGCGGGGCCGGACGGCAAGTTGCCCACGGAACCCTGCTGGTGCACCTACTTCCCGCCCGCCGTGCCGGTCCCGGTCCCGGTAACGGCCCCGGTCCCGGTAACGGTTCCTGAGCTGTCATCGGCGCCGGCAAGCGATGCCGCCAGCGCCGCCGGGGAGGCCGTGGGCTGCTGGTGCGCGGCCTGTTTGAGAGACCATATTGCCCAAAAGCAGGTTAACATGGAGGGTGGAGCCGAGGCGACCCGCGCCGGCCGATAG
- a CDS encoding zf-HC2 domain-containing protein, which translates to MEKSGLKPTCREVHRLVSEGMDRKLSLVERIRMRLHLTVCDACTRFSGQMSLLRQAMRRFPFDDEEKR; encoded by the coding sequence ATGGAAAAATCCGGCCTCAAGCCAACCTGCCGCGAAGTACACCGCCTCGTCTCCGAAGGCATGGACCGCAAGCTCTCGCTGGTGGAGCGCATCCGCATGCGCCTGCACCTGACCGTGTGCGACGCCTGCACCCGCTTCAGCGGGCAGATGTCCCTGCTGCGCCAGGCCATGCGGCGTTTTCCCTTTGACGACGAGGAGAAGCGATGA
- a CDS encoding sigma-70 family RNA polymerase sigma factor, producing MPANEELHSQLEAMRPLLVRFAQLQIRNQALAEDAVQDALIAVLERPERYAGQSSLRTYVTGILKYKIIDALRSATRERQIEPDEGQSEDEAIDALFARDGHARELPRQWGDPDRSLEQKDFFRVLEVCLDKLPAKTARIFMMREWLELETEEICKELAITTANAWVLLYRARMRLRECLDLNWFGQHAH from the coding sequence ATGCCTGCCAACGAAGAACTCCATAGCCAGCTTGAAGCCATGCGGCCCTTGCTTGTCCGCTTTGCACAGTTGCAAATACGAAACCAAGCCCTGGCCGAAGATGCCGTACAGGATGCCCTGATCGCCGTGCTGGAACGGCCGGAACGCTATGCCGGCCAGTCCTCGCTGCGCACCTATGTGACCGGCATCCTCAAATACAAGATCATCGACGCCCTGCGCAGCGCCACGCGCGAACGCCAGATCGAACCGGACGAGGGGCAGAGCGAGGACGAGGCCATCGACGCCCTGTTCGCACGCGACGGCCATGCGCGCGAGCTGCCGCGCCAGTGGGGCGATCCCGACCGCAGCCTGGAACAGAAGGACTTCTTCCGCGTGCTCGAAGTCTGTCTCGACAAGCTGCCGGCCAAGACCGCGCGCATTTTCATGATGCGCGAATGGCTGGAACTGGAAACCGAGGAAATTTGTAAGGAATTGGCGATTACCACGGCTAATGCCTGGGTACTGCTGTATCGTGCCCGTATGCGCCTGCGCGAATGTCTCGATTTGAACTGGTTCGGCCAGCACGCTCACTAG